Below is a window of Haloterrigena alkaliphila DNA.
AGGGAATACAGGACGAACAACGCGTTTACGATCTGACGGTACCCGGAACGCGAAACTACGTCGCAGGGGATGTCCCGACGGTCATGCACAACACGACCGCAGCGAAGGCGATCGCCCGCGAACTCTACGACGACGATTGGAAGGAGAACTTCCTCGAGCTCAACGCCTCCGACCAGCGCGGGATCGACGTCGTGCGCGATCGGATCAAGGACTTCGCGCGCTCCTCGTTCGGCGGCTACAACCACCGCATCATCTTCCTCGACGAGGCCGACGCGCTGACCTCCGACGCCCAGTCCGCCCTGCGCCGGACGATGGAGCAGTTCTCGAACAACACCCGGTTCATCCTCTCGTGTAACTACTCGAGCCAGATCATCGACCCCATCCAATCCCGCTGTGCGGTCTTCCGCTTTACCGAACTCACCGAGGACGCCGTCGAGGCCCAGGTTCGCGAAATCGCGGCGAACGAGGATATCGAGGTCACGGACGACGGCGTCGACGCGCTCGTCTACGCGGCCGACGGCGACATGCGCAAGGCGATCAACGGCCTGCAGGCCGCGGCCGTGATGGGCGAGACCGTCGACGAGGAGACCGTCTTCGCGATCACCGCCACGGCCCGTCCCGAGGAGGTCGAGGAGATGGTCGAACGCGCCATCGACGGCGACTTCACCGCCGCTCGCGCGGCCCTCGAGGACCTCCTGATGGAGCGCGGCCTCGCCGGCGGCGACGTCATCGATCAACTCCACCGCTCGGCGTGGCAGTTCGACATCCCGGAACGGGCGACCGTGCGACTGCTCGAGCGCCTCGGCGAAGCCGACTACCGGATCACCGAAGGCGCGAACGAACGGCTGCAACTCGAGGCGCTGCTGGCGTCGCTGGCGCTCGAGGACGAGGCCTGACAGCGTACAACGCCGTCCAACCGCTGCTCGTTTTCGACTGAAAATTCCCGTTCGCCGAGCGACCGCCGTCCGCGACCGGGGGCGTCAGGAGCCGTCGACGTCGGTGCGCTCGACGCCCCGAACGGCGACGGTGGTGCCCTCCTCCTCGGCGACGCCGACGGTCCAGCCGTGGGCGTCGGCGATGCGTTCGACGGGGCCGAGTCCGAACCCGGTCCCGTCCGCGGCGGTCAGTCGACCGGCGACGGGCGTCGTCTCCGCTCCCGCGCGGCTCACGTCCGCGCCCGGTCGGTGTCCGGTCACGAGGAAGCCGTCGTCGGCCGCGCTGACCGTGACGACGGGGGAGCCGTTCGTGGGCCCGGGTCCGTTCGCGCCGTCTTCGTCGGCGACGCTCTCGACCGCTGCGCGGAGCAGGTGTTCGAACAGTTCGCGCAGCCGCGCCTTGTCGGCCTCGAGGACGAGGTTCTCTCCGGTCACGAGTCGCGCGTCGCCGGTCTCGACGGCGACCCACGCGCGCCGTGCGACGTCGTGGATGGCGACGGGTTCGGTCTCGGCGACCACCTCGTCGCGGCGGGCGATGGCGTCCAGTTGCTCGACGCGCTCGAGCAGTCGCTCCTGTGCCGCCTCGATCTCGGCGAAGTGTTCCGCGTCGCCGGTCGCCTCGGCGAGTTCGAGGTAGCCCCGGGCGACGTTCAGCGGGGTGCGGACGTCCTCGGCGATCAGTTCGGCGATGGTCTCGAGGCGGTCCTCGGCGGCGGCCAGTTCCCGTTCGCGGCGGTTCGCCTCGGTGACGTCGCTGTAGACGACCAGTCCCTCGGGGTTGTCGGCGCCGTCGTCCGTGCCGGCGTCGGCATCGGTTCCGGCGCCGGCGGATTCGGCGTCCGGCGCCGTCCCGTCGGCCGCCTCGAGCGGCACGAGCGTCAGGCAGAACTCGCGGACGCCGTCGACGGTCTCGCGGCGACTGACGAGTTGACGACGCTCGCCGGCGCACAGCGCGTCCGTCAGCGCCGCCCGCCGGTGCTCGAGTCCCGGCGGGACGGTCTCCTCGTCGACGGGACGATCGACGACCGACTCGGGATCGGTGTCGAAGACCGCGGTGAAGGCGTCGTTGACGTCCCGGACGATCGGTCGGCCGTCCTCGATCTCGTAGCGAATCGTCGGCTCCGGCACGTTCGCGAACAGGGTGCGGTCCCGGTCCAGTTCGGCCTCGAGTTCGGCGCGGTCGGCTTCGAGGTCGTCCCGTTCGCTCTCGAGTCGATCCCGCGCCTGCCGCAGTCGGTTGCGGTCGTTTCGCAGTCGCGTCTCGGTCTCGAGGCGCTCGAGGACGGCGGCGCCGAAGCGGCCCCACGCGGCGAGCCGCTCCGCGTCGCGCTCGTCGAACGCCGCCGGTTCCTCGGCGGCGACCAGCAGGACGCCGACGTCGCTCACCGGCGCACAGCAGACGGAGCTGACGCCCTCGAGCGGGGGATCCAGCCGGTCGTCGGTCGCGAGGTCGTCGATTCGTACCGGGTCGCCGGACCGGAGGCACTCGTCGAGGACGCCGTCGCGGGGGTGCGTCTCGAGGGCGTCGGCCGACACGTCCGGCGCGGTCGCTCGCGGCGTGAGGTCGCCGAAGTGGACCGTCGACAGCCAGCAGTAGTCGCGCTCGAGGGCGTCGGACGCGGTCTCGACCAGCAGTTCGAAGAGGTGGTCGCGGTCCGGACTGGCAGCTAGGTCGGGGACCGACTCGAGGAACCGCTCAGCCGACGGGTCCGTCGTCGCCGGGTGGTCACCGGGCATCGCGATGGGGGTGGGGTCGGGGCTCGCCTCGCCGGTTCCGGCGGCCGCAGCGTTCGCATCGCCCTCGGTTTCGTCCGCGTCAGCCTCGTTCGCACCGTGACAGACCCACTCGATTTCGTCGGCGAGGTGGGCGACGGCGTCGTCGGTGTCTCGTCGGACGTAGCCGTCGATTCCGTCGGTCGAGCGCGCGGCCGTCGGCGCGTACGACGACTCGGAAAAGAGCACCAGCGGCGTCTCCCCGCAGGCCTCGACGACCTCGAGCAGGGTCGCGCCCGCCGCGGTCGTCGGGGTCTCGGCGAAGACGACGCAGTCCACTTCGGCCGCCCAGCCGGCCAGTCCGTCGACCGCGTCGGTCGTCAGCGGCTGGACCGACCGCTCGGGACCCGACGGGACGCGCTCGAGGGCGGCGGCGCCCTCGCGGGCCGTCGCGTCCGTTTCGGCGAGGTAGCAGACCGTACGCGGCGGTGATCGCGGCGACGAGGTCATGGAATCGATTCTCGTGTCTAGTCGGGACTGACCTGCTCCCTCACTAAAGGTCCTCCGGCGATATCGAACGGTGAGTCGCGCCGATCGCACCCCGGCGTCGGGGCGCCCCGACTAGCCTCCGCTCGCCGGGGACGGCAGTTATACCGCCTGACAGAAACCGCCGATTCAGCGGGTTGCGCTCGAGCGATCCCCACCGATCGCGGTGCGGAAACCACCGTGAGTGAACGTTGCGGAACTGTTTTAGGCGCTGGCTGGCCAACAGTTGTGTAATGAGCGAACTCGCCGAAGCGTACCGTCTCGAGTACTTCGAGGCGGAAGGATTCGAGCGCAAGGAGTGCCCGGAGTGCGGCGCTCACTTCTGGACCCGCGACCACGACCGGGTGACCTGCGGTGAGCCGCCGTGCGAGGAGTACGGCTTCATCGAGAACGCCGGCTTCGACGACGAGTACAGTCTCGAGGAGATGCGCGAGGCGTTCCTCTCGTACTTCGAGGAGAACGGCCACGAGCGGATCGAGCCCTATCCCGTCGCCGCGAACCGGTGGCGAGACGACGTCCTGCTCACGCAGGCGTCGATCTACGACTTCCAGCCGCTGGTGACGAGCGGCCAGACGCCGCCGCCGGCGAACCCGCTGACGGTCTCCCAGCCCTGCATCCGGATGCAGGACATCGACAACGTCGGCAAGACGGGCCGGCACACGATGGCCTTCGAGATGATGGCCCACCACGCGTTCAACACGCGCGAGGACGTCCCCGAGGACGAGTACGCCTACCACGGCGAGGTCTACTGGAAGGACGAGACCGTCGAACTCTGCGACGGCTTCTTCGAGTCGCTGGGCGTCGACCTCGACGAGGTCATCTACATCGAGGATCCGTGGGTCGGCGGCGGCAACGCCGGCCCCGCCATGGAGGTCATCTTCCGCGGCGTCGAACTCGCCACGCTCGTCTTCATGTCGATGGAACAGGACCCAGACGGCGAGTACGAGATGAAAGACGGGAACCGCTACAGCCCGATGGACACCTACATCGTCGACACCGGCTACGGGCTCGAGCGCTGGACGTGGGTCTCCCAGGGGACGCCGACCGTCTACGAGGCGGTCTACCCCGACATGATCGCCTTCCTCAAGGACAACGCGGGGCTCGAGCACACCGACGACCAGGAGGAACTCGTCCACCGCGCCGCCAAGCTCGCGGGCCACATGGACATCGACGAGGCCGAGGACATGGAGACCGCCCGCGGCGAGATCGCCGCCGAACTCGGCGTCGACGCCGGCGACCTCGAGGAACTGATGGAACCGCTCGAGGACATCTACGCCATCGCCGACCACTGTCGTACCCTCGCGTACATGCTCGGGGACGGCATCGTCCCCTCGAACGTCGGCACGGGCTACCTCGCCCGGATGGTCCTCCGGCGCACGAAGCGCCTCTGCGATACGGTCGGCGTCGACGCGCCGCTGGACGAACTCGTCGACATGCAGGCCGAACGCCTCGCGTACGAGAACCGCGACACCATCCGCGACATCGTCCGCACCGAGGTCGAGAAGTACCGCGAGACCTTAGAGCGCGGGGGTCGCCGGGTCGAGACGCTGGCCGAGGAGTACGCCGAGAAGGGTGAGCCCGTTCCCACCGAGGAACTGATCGAACTCTACGACTCCCACGGCATCCAGCCCGACATGGTCGAGGAGATCGCCGACGAGGCCGGCGCCGAGGTCGCCGTCCCCGACGACTTCTACAGCCTCGTCGCCGAGCGCCACGACACCCCCGAGAGCGTCGAGGCGGCCGACGAGGAGGAGGAAGCGCGCTTCGAGGACCTCCCCGAGACCGAGAAGCTCTACTACGACGACCAGCAGCGCACCCAGTTCGAGGCCGTCGTGCTGGACGTCTTCGAGCGCGAGGAGGGCTACGACGTCGTCCTCGACCAGACGATGTTCTATCCCGAAGGCGGGGGCCAGCCCGCCGACGCCGGGACGCTCTCGACCGACGACGCGACCGTCGAGGTCGAGGACGTCCAGATCGAGAACGGCGTCATCCGCCACCGGACCGACGAGAACCCCGGCAAGGGCGAGTTCGTCAACGGCCAGATCGACGGCTCCCGCCGCCGACAGCTGATGCGCCACCACACGGCGACCCACGTCGTCATCCACGCCGCGCGACAGGTGCTGGGCGAGCACATTCGTCAGGCCGGCGCCCAGAAGGGGGTCGACTCCTCGAGAATCGACGTCAGCCACTACGATCGAATCTCCCGCGAGGACGTGAAGCGAATCGAGCGCGTCGCCAACGAAATCGTGATGGACAACGTCCAGGTCTCCCAGGAGTGGCCCGACCGCCACGAGGCCGAGGCCGAACACGGCTTCGACCTC
It encodes the following:
- the alaS gene encoding alanine--tRNA ligase — encoded protein: MSELAEAYRLEYFEAEGFERKECPECGAHFWTRDHDRVTCGEPPCEEYGFIENAGFDDEYSLEEMREAFLSYFEENGHERIEPYPVAANRWRDDVLLTQASIYDFQPLVTSGQTPPPANPLTVSQPCIRMQDIDNVGKTGRHTMAFEMMAHHAFNTREDVPEDEYAYHGEVYWKDETVELCDGFFESLGVDLDEVIYIEDPWVGGGNAGPAMEVIFRGVELATLVFMSMEQDPDGEYEMKDGNRYSPMDTYIVDTGYGLERWTWVSQGTPTVYEAVYPDMIAFLKDNAGLEHTDDQEELVHRAAKLAGHMDIDEAEDMETARGEIAAELGVDAGDLEELMEPLEDIYAIADHCRTLAYMLGDGIVPSNVGTGYLARMVLRRTKRLCDTVGVDAPLDELVDMQAERLAYENRDTIRDIVRTEVEKYRETLERGGRRVETLAEEYAEKGEPVPTEELIELYDSHGIQPDMVEEIADEAGAEVAVPDDFYSLVAERHDTPESVEAADEEEEARFEDLPETEKLYYDDQQRTQFEAVVLDVFEREEGYDVVLDQTMFYPEGGGQPADAGTLSTDDATVEVEDVQIENGVIRHRTDENPGKGEFVNGQIDGSRRRQLMRHHTATHVVIHAARQVLGEHIRQAGAQKGVDSSRIDVSHYDRISREDVKRIERVANEIVMDNVQVSQEWPDRHEAEAEHGFDLYQGGIPPGEQIRLIQVAEDVQACGGTHVARTGEIGTIKVLATERVQDGVERITFAAGEAAIEATQVKEDALYEAADILDVSPEDVPETAERFFEEWKARGKEIGDLTEQLAAARAGGGGSGEEVDVGDTTAVVDRIDADMDELRATANALVEEGKIAVLGSGESGAQFVVAVPDDSGVNAGEVVGELASRVGGGGGGPPDFAQGGGPNVADLDAALEDAPDVLRQVQDA
- a CDS encoding GAF domain-containing protein → MTSSPRSPPRTVCYLAETDATAREGAAALERVPSGPERSVQPLTTDAVDGLAGWAAEVDCVVFAETPTTAAGATLLEVVEACGETPLVLFSESSYAPTAARSTDGIDGYVRRDTDDAVAHLADEIEWVCHGANEADADETEGDANAAAAGTGEASPDPTPIAMPGDHPATTDPSAERFLESVPDLAASPDRDHLFELLVETASDALERDYCWLSTVHFGDLTPRATAPDVSADALETHPRDGVLDECLRSGDPVRIDDLATDDRLDPPLEGVSSVCCAPVSDVGVLLVAAEEPAAFDERDAERLAAWGRFGAAVLERLETETRLRNDRNRLRQARDRLESERDDLEADRAELEAELDRDRTLFANVPEPTIRYEIEDGRPIVRDVNDAFTAVFDTDPESVVDRPVDEETVPPGLEHRRAALTDALCAGERRQLVSRRETVDGVREFCLTLVPLEAADGTAPDAESAGAGTDADAGTDDGADNPEGLVVYSDVTEANRRERELAAAEDRLETIAELIAEDVRTPLNVARGYLELAEATGDAEHFAEIEAAQERLLERVEQLDAIARRDEVVAETEPVAIHDVARRAWVAVETGDARLVTGENLVLEADKARLRELFEHLLRAAVESVADEDGANGPGPTNGSPVVTVSAADDGFLVTGHRPGADVSRAGAETTPVAGRLTAADGTGFGLGPVERIADAHGWTVGVAEEEGTTVAVRGVERTDVDGS